The following coding sequences are from one Gossypium raimondii isolate GPD5lz chromosome 4, ASM2569854v1, whole genome shotgun sequence window:
- the LOC105766562 gene encoding DEAD-box ATP-dependent RNA helicase 37, with the protein MRTSWADSVANSASEIAVSDNSYVPRPTRSTYVPPHLRNRQASDAPNLPGPATERAAFTGTAGGSLGSRWSSGPPKPEMGRPGPGYGYSGAVAGRGGSGGGWNNRSRGWDRREREVNPFDDDVDDKTDDAEQAFSEQENTGINFDAYEDIPVETSGENVPPPVNTFAEIDLGDLLNQNIRRCKYVKPTPIQRHAIPIALAGRDLMACAQTGSGKTAAFCFPIISGIMREQYVQRPRVARTVYPLALILSPTRELSCQIHDEAKKFSYQTGVKVVVAYGGAPINQQLRELERGVDILVATPGRLVDLLERARLSLQMIRYLALDEADRMLDMGFEPQIRKIVEQMDMPNRGVRQTMLFSATFPREIQRLASDFLSNYIFLAVGRVGSSTDLIVQRVEFVHESDKRSHLMDLLHAQRENGAHGKQALTLVFVETKKGADSLENWLCINGFPATTIHGDRTQQERELALRSFKTGKTPILVATDVAARGLDIPHVAHVVNFDLPNDIDDYVHRIGRTGRAGKSGLATAFFNEGNLSLARPLAELMQEASQEVPAWLTRYASRAPYGGSKGRRSGGGRFGGRDFRRESSFGKNLDYYGGGGNSGSGYGVPSSNYGGGYAPGVTSAWD; encoded by the exons ATGAGAACTTCGTGGGCAGATTCTGTAGCAAACTCAGCATCTGAAATTGCAGTTTCAGACAATAGCTACGTACCTCGTCCAACTCGATCCACTTATGTCCCGCCCCACCTTCGTAACCGTCAAGCTTCGGACGCACCTAATCTGCCAGGTCCGGCTACTGAGAGGGCAGCTTTTACCGGAACCGCTGGTGGGTCCCTGGGCTCCCGATGGAGCAGCGGCCCGCCTAAGCCCGAAATGGGGCGGCCTGGTCCGGGTTATGGTTACTCTGGAGCTGTAGCTGGACGAGGTGGCAGCGGCGGTGGTTGGAATAATAGAAGTAGAGGTTGGGATAGGAGAGAAAGGGAAGTGAACCCATttgatgatgatgttgatgaTAAGACTGATGATGCCGAACAAGCTTTTAGTGAGCAAGAGAATACGGGGATTAACTTTGATGCTTACGAGGATATTCCGGTGGAAACCAGTGGTGAAAATGTACCCCCTCCTGTAAATACATTTGCCGAAATAGATTTAGGGGACCTGTTGAATCAAAACATTAGAAGGTGCAAGTATGTGAAACCCACTCCCATTCAACGCCATGCTATCCCTATAGCATTAGCTGGAAGGGATCTAATGGCTTGTGCTCAAACCGGGTCAGGGAAGACAGCTGCTTTTTGCTTTCCAATTATTAGTGGCATTATGCGGGAGCAGTATGTTCAGAGACCGCGTGTAGCACGAACCGTTTACCCTCTTGCTCTCATTCTATCACCCACCCGGGAGCTTTCTTGTCAG ATACACGACGAGGCCAAAAAGTTCTCATACCAAACTGGTGTCAAAGTGGTGGTTGCCTATGGAGGAGCACCAATTAATCAACAG TTGCGAGAGTTGGAGAGAGGAGTTGATATTCTTGTGGCAACTCCAGGACGATTGGTTGATTTGCTAGAGAGGGCTAGATTGTCATTGCAGATGATTAGGTACTTGGCCCTTGATGAGGCAGATCGGATGCTTGATATGGGTTTTGAACCACAAATCAGAAAGATAGTGGAGCAAATGGACATGCCTAATCGGGGTGTGAGACAGACAATGCTGTTTAGTGCCACCTTTCCAAGAGAGATACAG AGACTTGCCTCtgattttctttcaaattacATATTCTTGGCCGTTGGGAGGGTTGGTTCAAGTACAGATTTGATTGTTCAAAGGGTTGAATTTGTTCATGAGTCTGATAAGAGGAGCCATCTCATGGATCTTCTGCATGCACAGAGGGAAAATGGAGCTCATGGCAAG CAAGCTTTGACATTAGTTTTTGTGGAGACCAAAAAGGGAGCTGATTCATTGGAAAATTGGTTGTGCATTAATGGATTCCCAGCGACAACCATTCATGGTGATAGGACTCAGCAG GAAAGGGAACTGGCATTAAGATCTTTCAAGACTGGAAAGACCCCAATTTTGGTAGCAACTGATGTGGCTGCTCGTGGTCTTGATATACCCCATGTAGCTCATGTGGTCAACTTTGATCTTCCCAATGATATTGATGATTATGTCCATCGGATTGGAAGGACAGGGCGTGCTGGTAAATCGGGGTTGGCTACAGCTTTCTTTAATGAGGGCAATTTGTCCCTGGCAAGGCCTCTAGCTGAGCTGATGCAAGAAGCAAGTCAAGAGGTACCTGCTTGGCTCACTCGTTATGCATCCCGAGCTCCTTATGGAGGTAGCAAAGGTCGACGATCTGGGGGAGGGCGTTTCGGTGGACGTGATTTCAGAAGGGAAAGTTCATTTGGTAAGAATCTGGATTACTACGGTGGAGGAGGGAATAGTGGTAGTGGATATGGAGTTCCTTCTAGCAATTATGGTGGAGGATATGCTCCCGGGGTGACAAGTGCTTGGGATTAG